The proteins below are encoded in one region of Saccopteryx leptura isolate mSacLep1 chromosome 1, mSacLep1_pri_phased_curated, whole genome shotgun sequence:
- the ACP5 gene encoding tartrate-resistant acid phosphatase type 5, with the protein MFTRTVLLFLQTSLVLPLADCTAPVLRFVAVGDWGGVPNAPFYTARETANAKEIARTAKILGTDFILSLGDNFYFTGVQDANDKRFQETFEDVFSAPSLRNVPWYVLGGNHDHLGNLSAQIAYSRISKRWNFPSPYYRLRFKIPRSNVTIAIFMLDTVTLCGNSDDFLSQQPQRPRDPKMARTQLSWLKKQLAAAKEDYVLVAGHYPVWSIAEHGPTHCLVRQLLPLLAMYKVTAYLCGHDHNLQYLQDENGIGYVLSGAGNFMDPSKRHVRKVPSGYLRFHYGVENSLGGFTYMEISPKEMSVTYIEASGKSLFKTKLPRRDRLEHL; encoded by the exons ATGTTCACAAGGACAGTGCTGCTCTTCTTGCAAACCTCACTGGTGCTCCCCCTGGCTGACTGCACTGCCCCCGTTCTGCGCTTTGTGGCTGTGGGTGACTGGGGAGGAGTCCCCAATGCCCCATTCTACACAGCCCGGGAAACAGCCAACGCCAAGGAGATTGCCAGAACTGCAAAAATCTTAGGCACAGACTTCATCCTGTCACTGGGGGATAATTTCTACTTCACTGGTGTGCAAGATGCCAACGACAAAAGGTTCCAG GAGACCTTTGAAGATGTgttctctgccccctccctccgcAACGTGCCATGGTACGTGCTGGGTGGCAACCATGACCATCTAGGCAACCTGTCAGCTCAGATCGCCTACTCCAGGATCTCTAAGCGCTG GAACTTCCCCAGCCCTTATTACCGTCTGCGTTTCAAGATCCCACGGTCCAATGTGACCATAGCCATCTTCATGCTGGACACAGTGACACTGTGTGGCAACTCAGATGACTTCCTCAGCCAGCAGCCACAGAGGCCTCGTGACCCAAAGATGGCCCGTACACAGCTGTCCTGGCTCAAGAAGCAGCTAGCAGCGGCCAAGGAGGACTACGTGCTGGTAGCTGGTCACTACCCAGTGTGGTCCATTGCCGAACACGGGCCCACCCACTGTCTAGTCCGTCAACTGCTGCCACTGCTGGCCATGTACAAGGTCACCGCCTACCTGTGTGGTCACGACCACAACCTACAG TACCTTCAGGATGAGAATGGCATTGGCTACGTACTGAGCGGGGCTGGGAACTTCATGGACCCCTCGAAGAGGCATGTTCGCAAGGTTCCCAGTGGCTACCTGCGCTTCCACTATGGGGTTGAGAACTCACTGGGTGGCTTCACCTATATGGAAATCAGCCCCAAAGAGATGAGTGTCACTTACATTGAGGCCTCCGGCAAGTCCCTCTTCAAGACCAAGCTGCCAAGACGAGACAGGCTTGAGCACTTGtga